In Deinococcus proteolyticus MRP, a single genomic region encodes these proteins:
- a CDS encoding YecA family protein — MKLEFDRTETPAEVQLREWAEAQQGGVSYARIHGALHGVIATSMQGSDLGRSALRLLRLDAPDEVHALAVQAAQELHALEAGSGNADAEALLTVPRLTEHGVFLEWLGGVGAVALAQPDAVLEVLASCMTARQKPELFFRGGRGREEGEVMNDLAQDLLLMMALMPPEFLPAHFPPQAQDIFADIRRQTADPAEWDEEGRQETVLDVLGRVHAAYMTHAAMRQLQVQRLLDGDEWDGGEDEWALMPKRRESRKIRPNEPCPCGSGKKYKKCHGAPGAPTLEPALEEG; from the coding sequence ATGAAACTGGAATTTGACCGGACAGAAACGCCCGCCGAAGTGCAACTGCGCGAGTGGGCCGAGGCTCAGCAGGGCGGGGTGAGTTACGCCCGGATTCATGGGGCGCTGCATGGCGTGATTGCCACGAGCATGCAAGGCAGCGACCTGGGGCGCTCGGCCCTGCGGCTGCTGCGGCTAGACGCACCGGATGAGGTGCATGCGCTGGCGGTGCAGGCGGCGCAGGAGCTGCACGCGCTGGAGGCAGGGAGCGGGAACGCAGACGCGGAAGCGCTGCTGACAGTGCCGCGCCTGACCGAACACGGCGTGTTTCTGGAGTGGCTGGGGGGCGTGGGCGCGGTGGCGCTGGCCCAGCCGGATGCGGTGCTGGAGGTGCTGGCAAGCTGTATGACAGCCCGGCAAAAGCCTGAGCTGTTCTTCAGGGGTGGACGGGGCAGGGAGGAAGGCGAGGTCATGAATGACCTGGCACAGGACCTGCTGCTGATGATGGCGCTGATGCCGCCGGAGTTCTTGCCGGCGCATTTTCCGCCGCAAGCGCAGGACATCTTTGCGGACATACGGCGACAGACGGCCGACCCGGCCGAATGGGACGAAGAAGGCCGCCAGGAAACTGTGCTGGACGTACTGGGCAGGGTGCATGCCGCCTACATGACCCACGCGGCGATGCGGCAGCTTCAGGTCCAGCGTCTGCTGGACGGAGACGAGTGGGACGGCGGGGAAGACGAATGGGCGCTGATGCCCAAGCGCCGTGAGAGCCGCAAGATTCGCCCGAACGAACCATGCCCGTGTGGCAGCGGCAAGAAGTACAAGAAGTGCCACGGTGCGCCGGGTGCGCCCACACTGGAACCTGCACTGGAGGAAGGATGA
- a CDS encoding restriction endonuclease subunit S, whose amino-acid sequence MAEGGKQKARGVPEGWRGVKLGEMVECFSGGTPSRTKPEYYGGDIPWIKSGELNSGNIYATEETITEAGLQNSSAKVAKAGTLLFALYGATAGVIGRTRIDAAINQAILAIEPSEELLSEFLEYFLSSSVGNLLHLTQGGQPNFNAGIVKGFPLLLPPLPEQRKIAAILSTWDDSLANLTDLLAAKRQQKRGLAEALLTGQKRLPGFEGEWEEKKLGDIAKVYQPVTITSADLKASGYPVYGANGKIGYYDKYNHEQWQTLVTCRGSSSGAVSRSEDYAWITGNAMVINVDNVLKVDKQFIYQMMLSKDFSSLVSGSGQPQITKKPLEDFAISLPPLPEQQAIASVLSTLDSEIASLEALKAKVQEQKRGLMDELLTGRVRVKVNVEDSV is encoded by the coding sequence ATGGCAGAAGGAGGAAAGCAGAAGGCGCGGGGCGTGCCGGAGGGGTGGCGCGGGGTGAAGTTGGGGGAAATGGTGGAGTGCTTTTCAGGCGGAACGCCATCGCGTACAAAGCCTGAATATTATGGTGGCGATATTCCATGGATTAAGTCAGGTGAATTGAATTCGGGGAACATATACGCAACTGAGGAAACCATAACCGAGGCGGGCTTGCAGAATTCAAGCGCAAAGGTTGCCAAGGCTGGCACATTGCTTTTCGCACTTTACGGAGCAACAGCGGGAGTCATTGGAAGAACCAGAATAGATGCGGCTATAAATCAAGCAATTCTCGCCATTGAACCTAGCGAAGAATTGCTTAGCGAGTTTTTGGAGTATTTTTTGAGTTCAAGTGTTGGAAATCTCCTACATTTGACCCAAGGGGGGCAACCAAACTTTAATGCGGGAATTGTAAAGGGTTTCCCCCTCCTCCTCCCCCCCCTCCCTGAGCAACGCAAAATCGCCGCCATCCTCTCCACCTGGGATGATTCACTGGCAAACCTGACCGACCTGCTTGCCGCCAAGCGTCAGCAAAAGCGTGGGCTGGCTGAGGCGCTGCTGACGGGGCAAAAGCGGCTGCCGGGGTTTGAGGGGGAGTGGGAGGAGAAGAAGCTGGGGGACATTGCTAAGGTTTATCAGCCAGTCACCATCACTAGTGCAGACCTTAAAGCAAGTGGGTATCCTGTCTACGGCGCGAATGGGAAAATAGGCTACTACGACAAATATAATCACGAACAATGGCAGACTTTAGTTACTTGTCGAGGCTCCTCGAGTGGAGCAGTTAGTCGTAGTGAAGACTACGCCTGGATAACTGGTAACGCAATGGTCATTAATGTAGATAACGTCCTTAAAGTGGACAAACAATTTATTTATCAAATGATGCTTTCCAAAGATTTTTCTTCACTGGTCAGTGGCTCCGGACAACCACAGATAACAAAAAAGCCGCTTGAGGACTTTGCAATCTCACTCCCACCCCTCCCAGAGCAACAAGCCATCGCCTCTGTCCTTTCCACCCTAGACAGTGAAATTGCCTCGCTGGAGGCGCTCAAGGCCAAAGTGCAGGAGCAGAAGCGTGGGCTGATGGACGAACTGCTGACGGGGCGGGTACGGGTGAAAGTGAATGTGGAGGACAGTGTATGA
- a CDS encoding Abi family protein produces MQPSYDKSPLTLPEQVEHLRQKGLAIGDPRRAIDVLRRVGLYRFKGYLLPYKSSEGYAGGVTFEDIEGLMAFDEALRLHILTAMPLVEVGIRQAIGQPMLERYGVRWYACEELFAASDYFQHTEFLRKALDEFHGMPDLFVGHYREKYHQTEPPPAWMITETMTLGSWSKLFESLPQEERDLIALPLGIKASTLASWLHALTIVRNICAHHSRLYDRTFNTMGLADDRRTKRLLRQNSFDERDEGARRLAPRLYALHRLTRALDPQTRWTAGLKTLLAPVPPGTLARVGFRPGWDGQSEWA; encoded by the coding sequence ATGCAGCCCAGTTATGACAAGTCGCCGCTGACGCTCCCTGAGCAGGTCGAGCATTTGCGTCAGAAGGGTCTGGCCATTGGTGACCCTCGGCGGGCGATAGACGTGCTGAGGCGTGTGGGCCTGTACCGCTTCAAGGGCTACCTTTTGCCCTACAAGTCTTCTGAGGGCTACGCGGGCGGCGTCACCTTTGAAGACATAGAAGGCCTTATGGCGTTTGATGAAGCGTTGCGGCTTCATATCCTGACCGCCATGCCGCTGGTGGAAGTTGGCATCAGGCAAGCGATTGGTCAGCCTATGCTGGAGCGTTATGGCGTGCGCTGGTACGCCTGTGAGGAACTTTTCGCCGCCAGTGATTACTTCCAGCACACTGAATTCTTGCGGAAGGCGCTGGACGAGTTTCACGGGATGCCCGACCTCTTTGTGGGTCATTACCGCGAAAAGTACCACCAGACCGAGCCGCCCCCTGCCTGGATGATTACGGAGACGATGACGCTGGGAAGCTGGTCAAAGCTCTTTGAGTCGCTCCCCCAAGAAGAACGTGACCTGATTGCCCTGCCCCTCGGCATCAAAGCCAGTACGCTGGCCTCGTGGTTGCACGCGCTCACCATTGTTCGCAACATCTGCGCCCATCACTCGCGGCTCTATGACCGCACCTTCAACACGATGGGCCTGGCCGATGACCGCCGCACCAAACGCCTGCTCAGGCAAAATTCCTTTGATGAACGCGACGAAGGCGCACGCCGCCTCGCCCCCCGCCTGTACGCCCTGCACCGCCTAACCCGCGCCCTAGACCCGCAAACCCGCTGGACGGCTGGCCTCAAAACCCTGCTTGCACCCGTACCGCCCGGCACGCTGGCCCGCGTAGGCTTTCGCCCTGGCTGGGACGGGCAAAGCGAGTGGGCGTAA
- a CDS encoding type I restriction-modification system subunit M, with protein sequence MSLLIDQSEINAILWRACDTFRGTVDPSEYKNYLLTMLFVKYISDVWQDHYDALKAEYGDDEDRIRRRLERDRFVMPEGTLFKDLYAQRGADNLGEIIDQALLAIEDANKGKLSGVFRNISFNSEAALGQTKERNIRLKNLLEDFHHPKLDLRPSRIGNLDIIGNAYEYLIGRFAAGAGKKAGEFYTPPEVSDLMARLTAPQPGERIYDPTCGSGSLLIKCAQNVQAQGSQNYAIYGQEQNGSTYALARMNMFLHGVDDARIEWGDTIRNPLHLEDDKLMKFEVVVANPPFSLDKWGAEDVSSDRHKRFERGIPPKGKGDYAFISHMLGSLAEVGSRMVVVVPHGVLFRGAAEGKIRARLIEEGLLDAVIGLPTNLFFGTGIPAALLVFRKGAEAQRNGQADVLFIDASREFAAGKNQNQLREADIVKIVDTYRARNGVDKYARVVPLDEIAANDYNLNIPRYVDTSEEAEPIDLGAVQTEINALESQWQQQRQKMAEYLRELGL encoded by the coding sequence ATGTCACTTCTGATAGATCAGTCTGAAATCAACGCCATCCTCTGGCGGGCCTGCGACACCTTTCGCGGCACGGTAGACCCCAGCGAGTACAAGAACTACCTGCTGACCATGCTGTTCGTGAAGTACATCAGCGACGTGTGGCAGGACCACTACGATGCCCTGAAGGCCGAATACGGCGACGATGAGGACCGCATTCGCCGCCGCCTGGAGCGTGACCGCTTTGTGATGCCCGAGGGCACGCTGTTCAAAGACCTCTATGCCCAGCGGGGTGCAGACAACCTGGGGGAAATCATTGACCAGGCGTTGCTCGCCATCGAAGATGCCAACAAAGGCAAGCTGAGCGGCGTATTCCGGAACATCAGCTTCAACAGCGAAGCGGCGCTGGGGCAGACCAAAGAGCGCAACATCCGGCTCAAGAACCTGCTGGAAGACTTCCACCACCCCAAACTGGACCTGCGCCCCAGCCGCATCGGGAACTTGGACATCATCGGCAATGCCTACGAATACCTGATTGGCCGCTTTGCCGCAGGTGCGGGCAAGAAAGCCGGCGAGTTCTACACGCCCCCGGAAGTGAGTGACCTGATGGCCCGCCTGACCGCCCCGCAGCCGGGCGAGCGCATCTACGACCCCACCTGCGGCAGCGGGTCGCTGCTGATCAAGTGTGCTCAGAACGTGCAGGCGCAGGGCAGCCAGAATTACGCCATCTACGGGCAGGAGCAGAACGGCAGCACCTACGCGCTGGCCCGCATGAACATGTTCTTGCACGGTGTGGATGACGCCCGCATCGAGTGGGGCGATACTATCCGCAACCCGCTGCACCTGGAAGACGACAAACTGATGAAGTTCGAGGTGGTCGTGGCGAACCCGCCGTTCAGCCTGGACAAGTGGGGCGCGGAGGACGTAAGTAGTGACCGCCACAAGCGCTTTGAGCGTGGCATTCCCCCCAAAGGCAAAGGGGATTACGCTTTCATCTCGCACATGCTGGGCAGCCTCGCGGAAGTGGGCAGCCGCATGGTGGTCGTGGTGCCACACGGCGTGCTGTTCCGGGGCGCTGCCGAGGGCAAAATCCGGGCGCGGCTGATTGAAGAAGGGCTGCTGGACGCCGTCATCGGCCTGCCGACCAACCTGTTTTTCGGCACGGGTATTCCCGCCGCGCTGCTGGTGTTCCGCAAAGGGGCGGAGGCCCAGAGAAATGGGCAGGCAGACGTGCTGTTCATTGACGCCAGCCGTGAGTTTGCCGCTGGCAAGAACCAGAACCAGCTGCGCGAAGCCGACATCGTGAAAATCGTGGACACTTACCGCGCCCGAAATGGCGTGGACAAGTACGCCCGCGTGGTGCCGCTAGACGAAATCGCCGCCAACGACTACAACCTGAACATTCCCCGCTACGTGGACACTTCCGAAGAAGCCGAGCCGATTGACCTGGGGGCCGTGCAGACCGAAATCAACGCCCTGGAAAGCCAGTGGCAGCAGCAGCGGCAGAAGATGGCGGAGTATCTGAGGGAGTTGGGGCTATGA
- a CDS encoding helix-turn-helix domain-containing protein, whose protein sequence is MDLDQKLRQQLRAEMARQGVTQAELARRLGVQAPTVAQVVTGRRGHIPRSLVQILDELGLTLTVCPKDEQP, encoded by the coding sequence ATGGACCTTGATCAGAAGCTCAGGCAGCAGCTCCGGGCGGAAATGGCGCGGCAAGGCGTAACTCAGGCGGAGCTGGCCCGCCGGTTGGGCGTTCAGGCTCCAACAGTGGCTCAGGTCGTCACAGGCCGGCGCGGTCACATCCCCCGCAGTCTGGTACAGATTCTCGATGAGCTGGGGCTGACGCTCACGGTCTGCCCCAAGGATGAGCAGCCATGA
- a CDS encoding tyrosine-type recombinase/integrase has product MTGRGQTKRGNGNGSVRKLPSGKWQWRASIRLHSGETLRVAGTAPTKTAAEAALREAQTDASRGQFTVTQKTTVAEFLLNWHALRADTLAAKYNQSQTSLIKKHIIPGIGKRTISSLTPRDLEVFYASLVHQDERRPDTFGQPLGDSMKRQVHNLLHLAFNDAVRHGELLRNPADTARPRYTRKAAQEDDLKAWTPDEARRFYEVARGDRRGVAFCFMLSTGMRMGEVLGLRWENVDLESGTIHIKEALVSLNGHLHRTTPKTARSKRTLEVSGDALKILRERREQLPLEKEAAGERYIGSDAVFTSEVGTPIRPDNTYSLMKRLCQAAGVPYKGTHVLRHSFISIQGQQGLPVEVISAHVGHARASFTQDHYRSVFAHERKGLTLDFTAQAWSGETDS; this is encoded by the coding sequence ATGACCGGACGCGGCCAGACCAAGCGGGGCAACGGCAACGGCAGTGTCCGCAAGCTTCCTTCCGGGAAGTGGCAGTGGCGGGCCAGTATTCGCCTGCACAGTGGTGAGACTCTGCGGGTCGCGGGCACTGCACCGACCAAGACCGCCGCCGAAGCCGCGCTGCGTGAGGCGCAGACCGACGCTTCACGCGGGCAGTTCACCGTCACGCAAAAGACAACCGTGGCTGAGTTCCTGCTCAACTGGCATGCTCTGCGGGCGGATACGCTGGCCGCCAAATACAACCAGTCACAGACCAGCCTAATCAAGAAGCACATCATTCCTGGCATCGGAAAGCGCACCATCAGCAGCCTGACCCCACGGGACCTTGAGGTCTTTTACGCCAGCCTGGTTCATCAGGATGAGCGCCGACCCGACACTTTCGGACAGCCGTTAGGCGACTCCATGAAGCGGCAAGTTCATAACCTGCTGCACCTTGCCTTCAATGATGCGGTGCGGCATGGCGAACTGCTCCGTAACCCCGCCGATACAGCCCGGCCCCGCTACACCCGCAAGGCAGCCCAGGAAGACGACCTCAAAGCCTGGACTCCCGATGAAGCGCGGCGCTTCTATGAGGTGGCCCGTGGGGACCGGCGCGGCGTGGCCTTCTGCTTCATGCTCTCCACCGGTATGCGCATGGGTGAGGTTCTAGGCCTGCGCTGGGAAAACGTTGATCTGGAAAGTGGCACCATCCATATCAAGGAAGCCCTCGTCAGCCTGAACGGTCACTTGCACCGCACCACTCCCAAGACGGCACGGTCCAAGCGCACCCTGGAGGTGTCTGGGGATGCGCTGAAGATCTTACGGGAGCGGCGCGAGCAACTGCCGTTAGAAAAAGAGGCAGCGGGTGAGAGATATATCGGGAGTGACGCTGTGTTCACCAGTGAGGTCGGCACACCGATTCGCCCTGACAACACCTACAGCTTGATGAAACGGCTGTGTCAGGCGGCTGGGGTTCCGTACAAGGGCACCCATGTGCTGCGGCATAGCTTCATCTCCATCCAGGGCCAGCAGGGTTTACCGGTGGAGGTCATTAGTGCTCACGTCGGGCATGCCCGCGCCTCCTTCACTCAGGACCATTACCGCAGTGTGTTTGCACACGAGCGCAAAGGGCTGACCCTCGACTTCACCGCCCAGGCCTGGTCGGGTGAAACTGACTCCTGA
- the mqnP gene encoding menaquinone biosynthesis prenyltransferase MqnP, giving the protein MLSSNVSSPASPAAPTNTPKQFLELVKFEHTVFALPFAYAGMLLASYWQDGTGWPGWHTLIWVTVAMAAARTAAMGANRVIDRFIDARNPRTQNREIPAGKVSPAAAWALVTVSLVTLLFAAWQLNPLCLALLPLAVVFLIGYSYTKRFTWLCHVWLGITDGAAAAGGWIAVTGAFALPAWLLWAVVIFWMVGLDTIYATMDYEFDRRSGIRSIPARFGIPRALDIARWSHALTFALLLAVGWAAGASFWYYLAALVMGGILLYEHAIVRPDDLTRANVAFFDANMWLAITMLVGVAADVTWRTLAG; this is encoded by the coding sequence ATGCTGAGCAGCAACGTGAGTTCGCCTGCTTCCCCCGCCGCCCCTACCAATACGCCGAAACAGTTTCTGGAGCTGGTCAAGTTCGAGCATACCGTCTTCGCGCTGCCGTTTGCCTACGCCGGCATGTTGCTGGCCTCCTACTGGCAGGACGGCACCGGCTGGCCGGGGTGGCACACCCTCATCTGGGTTACGGTGGCGATGGCGGCGGCACGCACGGCGGCGATGGGGGCCAACCGGGTGATTGACCGTTTCATTGACGCCCGCAACCCCCGCACGCAGAACCGCGAGATTCCCGCCGGCAAGGTTTCGCCCGCCGCGGCCTGGGCCCTGGTGACCGTCAGCCTGGTCACCTTACTGTTCGCCGCCTGGCAGCTCAACCCGCTGTGTCTGGCCCTGCTACCGCTGGCAGTGGTTTTCCTGATCGGCTACTCGTATACCAAGCGCTTTACCTGGCTGTGCCACGTCTGGCTTGGCATCACCGACGGGGCGGCGGCCGCTGGCGGCTGGATTGCGGTAACTGGAGCATTTGCGCTCCCGGCGTGGCTGCTGTGGGCAGTGGTCATTTTCTGGATGGTGGGGCTGGACACCATCTATGCCACCATGGACTACGAGTTCGACCGCCGCAGCGGTATCCGGAGCATTCCTGCCCGGTTCGGTATTCCACGGGCGCTCGACATCGCCAGGTGGAGCCATGCGCTGACCTTTGCGCTGCTCCTGGCCGTGGGCTGGGCCGCAGGCGCCAGCTTCTGGTACTACCTGGCGGCACTGGTGATGGGCGGCATCCTGCTGTACGAACACGCCATCGTGCGGCCGGACGACCTGACCCGCGCCAACGTCGCCTTTTTCGACGCCAACATGTGGCTGGCCATCACCATGCTGGTAGGCGTGGCCGCCGACGTGACCTGGCGGACCCTGGCAGGCTGA
- a CDS encoding adenylate/guanylate cyclase domain-containing protein gives MQLLPAPPSQPEPSTDDYCVLVLDLVGSTALAQQLPLHIWGELLGQWSLQMLDLLRGWGGWILPLQGDAALACWPAWQAEAAVGAAQQAHSLTQRLPLAQTLGQPLSLRAGLAAGKLTLLPHLEPRPCGLPLHLAHRLCSVAEPGETLLCAGVAGVLEVSPGQDGSILQLRAVPPLNGFELLQSGGAAFYRVLLPAEQLEGSEMKAG, from the coding sequence ATGCAATTGCTTCCCGCTCCTCCATCACAGCCCGAGCCCTCTACCGACGACTATTGTGTGCTGGTTCTCGACCTGGTCGGCAGTACCGCGCTGGCCCAGCAACTTCCCCTTCACATCTGGGGAGAACTGCTGGGCCAGTGGAGTTTGCAGATGCTGGACCTGCTGCGCGGCTGGGGCGGCTGGATTCTGCCGCTGCAGGGCGACGCGGCGCTGGCCTGCTGGCCGGCCTGGCAGGCTGAGGCGGCCGTAGGTGCAGCGCAGCAAGCACACAGCCTGACCCAGCGGCTGCCCCTGGCGCAGACGCTGGGCCAGCCACTCTCGCTGCGCGCTGGCCTGGCTGCGGGCAAGCTGACCCTGCTCCCTCATCTGGAGCCGCGGCCCTGCGGCCTGCCGCTGCATCTGGCCCACCGCCTGTGCAGTGTGGCAGAGCCGGGCGAAACCCTGCTGTGCGCCGGGGTGGCCGGAGTGCTGGAAGTGTCTCCCGGACAGGATGGAAGCATCCTGCAGCTGCGTGCCGTGCCGCCCCTGAACGGATTCGAGCTGCTGCAAAGTGGTGGAGCCGCCTTTTACCGGGTACTTCTCCCTGCAGAGCAGCTGGAGGGCAGCGAGATGAAAGCAGGTTAA
- a CDS encoding response regulator transcription factor codes for MERKPLVLVIEDEKEIARFIELELGAEGYTTDVAYDGVTGLSKFREVAPDLVVLDLMLPVLDGLEVARRIRKTSNTPIIILTAKDGIQDKVEGLDSGADDYLIKPFSIEELLARVRAHLRRVNPAVTGEVRVADLVMNLDGREIFRGGRRVELSAKEFELLELLARNPGKVFSRFEIEEKVWPEYTGGSNVVDVYIGYLRRKLEEGGERRLIHTVRGVGYVLREE; via the coding sequence ATGGAACGTAAGCCCCTGGTGCTCGTCATCGAAGACGAGAAAGAAATTGCCCGCTTCATTGAACTGGAACTGGGGGCGGAAGGATACACCACGGACGTGGCCTACGACGGCGTGACCGGCCTGAGCAAATTCCGTGAGGTGGCCCCGGACCTGGTGGTGCTGGATCTGATGCTGCCAGTGCTGGACGGCCTGGAAGTGGCCCGCCGCATCCGCAAGACCAGCAATACCCCCATCATCATCCTGACGGCCAAAGACGGCATCCAGGACAAGGTAGAAGGCCTGGACTCGGGCGCTGACGATTACCTCATCAAGCCCTTTTCTATTGAGGAGTTGCTGGCCCGTGTGCGCGCCCACCTGCGCCGCGTGAACCCCGCCGTGACGGGTGAAGTGCGGGTGGCCGACCTGGTGATGAATCTGGATGGCCGCGAGATTTTCCGGGGTGGCCGGCGCGTGGAGCTGTCAGCCAAGGAGTTCGAGTTGCTGGAACTGCTGGCCCGGAATCCCGGCAAGGTGTTCTCACGTTTTGAGATAGAAGAAAAGGTCTGGCCCGAGTACACCGGCGGCAGCAATGTGGTGGACGTGTATATCGGCTATCTGCGCCGCAAGCTGGAAGAGGGAGGCGAGCGCCGCCTGATTCACACGGTCCGTGGCGTGGGCTACGTGCTGCGCGAAGAATAA
- a CDS encoding sensor histidine kinase — MLDGFRRRWRAATLRHRLTTFYTGLLVVLLLLTALTVQTMMRHDLERALEGDLADTQTQFTELVPSLHLSLGEAGSDGLAEARSKFPSSVIQVDPLVPRSQTTDLRAEWAAAQDDKGRQALLDFLHKQSEALRLRPVGIDPAAPLELSDHELARLLESPSGQILINRSVKPQFSDPEPMRILVALTPLKFQKGAGGGSEEMLAVTFIGRSLNSLNRTVTRLQLIMGGLLLVGSFLAGIGAYVLAGWALRPLNTVRHAVEGIDSQNLQARVPVPHSDDEVEALAVAFNRMLERLEDSFETQRRFSSDASHELRTPVTAIGGHATYLLRRTELDPQQRESVQIIQRESARMTDLIGSLLQLARSDGGVLTLKSQLLFSQMLLHEVARELRPLAESEGAVLVPAGQDIPFEADPDRLRQVLNNLISNALKAGATRIELGSTQPEPGRVRLSVSDNGPGIAADQLEKLFDRFYRLEDSRSRDRGGAGLGLSIARTIVDAHGGRIWLESEPGQGTQAYVDLPVGNLPALDDDDIP, encoded by the coding sequence ATGTTGGACGGGTTCCGTCGGCGGTGGCGCGCCGCCACACTGCGCCACCGCCTGACGACTTTCTACACCGGTCTGCTGGTGGTGCTGCTGCTGCTGACGGCGCTGACCGTGCAGACCATGATGCGGCACGACCTGGAGCGGGCCTTGGAAGGTGACCTGGCCGACACGCAGACCCAGTTCACCGAGCTGGTACCCAGCCTGCACCTCTCGCTGGGAGAGGCCGGTTCGGACGGCCTGGCCGAAGCGCGCAGCAAATTTCCTTCCTCGGTGATTCAGGTCGACCCGCTGGTGCCCCGCTCACAGACCACCGATCTGCGGGCCGAGTGGGCAGCGGCGCAGGACGACAAGGGCCGGCAAGCCCTGCTGGATTTTCTGCACAAGCAGAGTGAGGCGCTGCGGCTGCGCCCCGTGGGCATTGACCCGGCAGCGCCCCTGGAACTGAGCGATCACGAGCTGGCCAGGCTATTGGAATCCCCTTCGGGGCAGATTCTGATCAATCGCTCGGTCAAGCCGCAGTTCTCGGACCCCGAGCCCATGCGGATTCTGGTGGCACTGACCCCGCTCAAGTTCCAGAAAGGAGCCGGCGGCGGCAGTGAAGAAATGCTGGCTGTCACGTTCATCGGGCGCAGCCTGAACTCACTGAACCGCACCGTGACCCGTCTGCAGCTGATTATGGGCGGGCTGCTACTGGTGGGCAGTTTCCTGGCCGGTATCGGAGCCTACGTGCTGGCCGGCTGGGCGCTACGGCCGCTCAATACGGTCCGGCATGCAGTGGAGGGCATCGACTCGCAGAACCTGCAGGCCCGCGTGCCGGTGCCGCACTCCGACGACGAGGTGGAAGCGCTGGCAGTGGCCTTTAACCGGATGCTGGAACGGCTGGAGGACAGTTTCGAGACGCAGCGCCGCTTTTCCAGCGACGCCAGCCACGAACTGCGCACCCCGGTCACGGCCATCGGCGGGCACGCCACCTACCTGCTGCGCCGCACCGAGCTGGACCCGCAGCAACGCGAGAGTGTCCAGATTATCCAGCGCGAGTCGGCCCGTATGACGGACCTGATCGGCAGCCTGCTGCAGCTGGCCCGCTCGGACGGCGGCGTCCTGACGCTCAAGTCACAGCTGCTGTTCTCGCAGATGCTGCTGCACGAAGTGGCCCGTGAGCTGCGCCCCCTGGCGGAGAGTGAAGGCGCCGTGCTGGTGCCGGCCGGCCAGGACATTCCCTTCGAAGCTGACCCCGACCGGCTGCGGCAGGTGCTGAACAACCTGATCAGCAATGCCCTCAAGGCTGGCGCCACCCGGATCGAACTGGGGTCCACCCAGCCGGAGCCGGGCCGGGTGCGCCTGAGCGTCTCGGACAACGGTCCCGGTATCGCAGCGGACCAACTGGAGAAACTGTTCGACCGCTTTTACCGCCTGGAAGACTCGCGCAGCCGCGACCGGGGCGGCGCCGGGCTGGGCCTGAGCATCGCCCGCACCATCGTCGACGCGCACGGCGGGCGCATCTGGCTGGAAAGCGAGCCGGGCCAGGGCACCCAGGCCTACGTGGACTTGCCGGTGGGCAACTTGCCCGCCCTGGACGACGACGACATCCCCTGA
- the argR gene encoding arginine repressor, with protein sequence MLSKEQRQRLIQDIITRESISTQAELVERLRADGIAVTQATVSRDINELRLVRLPVGKGRHRYALAHVQSELDLSDEIARLFQNFVHDIDHGENILVINTAEGHASGVALILDRLRRDDIVGTLAGENTILLVARTTADAEALVEELHELMMG encoded by the coding sequence GTGCTCTCCAAAGAACAACGCCAGCGTCTGATTCAGGACATTATTACCCGCGAAAGCATCTCGACGCAGGCCGAGCTGGTCGAGCGGCTGCGGGCCGATGGCATCGCCGTGACCCAGGCGACTGTCAGCCGCGATATCAATGAGCTGCGGCTGGTGCGCCTGCCGGTTGGCAAGGGCCGCCACCGTTACGCCCTGGCCCATGTGCAGAGTGAACTGGACCTCAGCGACGAGATTGCCCGGCTATTCCAGAACTTCGTGCACGACATTGACCACGGCGAGAACATCCTGGTCATCAACACCGCCGAGGGCCATGCCAGCGGGGTGGCGCTGATTCTGGACCGCCTGCGCCGCGACGACATCGTGGGTACGCTGGCCGGCGAGAACACCATCCTGCTGGTGGCCCGCACCACTGCCGATGCCGAGGCGCTGGTCGAAGAACTGCACGAACTGATGATGGGCTGA